In Plasmodium gaboni strain SY75 chromosome 11, whole genome shotgun sequence, the following proteins share a genomic window:
- a CDS encoding syntaxin, Qa-SNARE family — MSYSNKKKEYKKFSNKDVMSFEFNSDIQNDIGVIKSYTSRISRINDNEPYSIESSEKVQEIVQEGKLKIQEIQKKLKNHKNITENVPQHEKVRAKLMLQRLSNSYLEAVNNFQKASKNYINKTILNDLSTKNYNVEENMEYDSLNNFSRKSNSNYDTNIDKYNVNIYDYNFYENNYETSYSKYNNSTEFQSVDSTIEERTYKKKKKYKSNIFTGDKKNDVNEYLLENDNYQQEDNNYGQEKQFVSINTVDIENEILSQKNKEIKKLHKDIINIQELYKELFEQINIQGENIDNIDSQMVNTHDNIMMSGREIEIARNRYFSSLRCTIYLLFLILILVIIILVVFRII; from the exons atgtcatattctaataaaaagaaagaatataaaaagtttAGTAATAAAGATGTTATGAGTTTTGAATTTAATTCTGACATTCAAAATGATATTGGGGTTATTAAATCTTATACCTCAAGGATTTCTAGAATT AATGATAATGAACCATACTCCATTGAAAGTTCAGAGAAAGT aCAAGAGATAGTTCAAGAGGgtaaattaaaaatacaaGAGATACAAAAGAAGTTGAAgaatcataaaaatattactGAAAATGTACCTCAACATGAGAAG GTACGAGCAAAATTAATGTTACAAAGGTTATCGAATTCATATTTAGAAGCTGTGAATAATTTTCAAAAGGCttcaaaaaattatattaataaaacGATATTGAATGATTTATcaacaaaaaattataatgtAGAAGAGAATATGGAATATGattctttaaataatttttctcGTAAGAGCAATTCTAATTATGATACaaatatagataaatataatgtgaatatatatgattataatttttatgaaaataattatgaaacTTCATAtagtaaatataataatagtacTGAATTCCAGAGTGTTGATAGTACTATAGAAGAaagaacatataaaaaaaaaaaaaaatataaaagtaatatatttacagGAGATAAGAAAAATGATGTTAATGAATATCTTTtagaaaatgataattatcaacaggaagataataattatgGTCAAGAGAAACAATTTGTTTCTATAAATACTGTAGATatagaaaatgaaatattatctcagaaaaataaagaaattaaaaaattacataaagatataataaatatacaagaattatataaagaattatttgaacaaataaatatacaaggagaaaatattgataatattgATTCACAAATGGTTAATACAcatgataatattatgatgTCTGGACGTGAAATTGAAATAGCAAGAAATAGATATTTTAGTAGTTTGAGATGTACTATATATCTATTATTTctaattttaattttagtcataattattttggTAGTATTTAGAATTATctaa
- a CDS encoding hypothetical protein (conserved Plasmodium protein, unknown function) has product MDKDNEFEFTKTENINLDSYEIPKYFEEILSEFIAKLIQSKPENVYLFSINYFEEKLNSSK; this is encoded by the coding sequence ATGGATAAGGACAATGAATTTGAATTTACAAAAActgaaaatattaatttgGACTCATATGAAATACCCAAATATTTTGAAGAAATTTTGTCAGAATTTATTGCAAAATTGATACAAAGTAAACCAGAAAATGTATATCTTTTTTCcataaattattttgaagAAAAATTGAACAGCTCCAAATga
- a CDS encoding putative phenylalanyl-tRNA synthetase beta chain: protein MPTISVYEDDLFEKLGEKISEEKLMDVCFDFGLEVDDIEYKNDKKIYKIEVPANRYDLICVEGLCRALRNFMCKFDNIKYDISLNNYDLCIKENQYIKVDSSVDDKRGYVVCCVLKNMNINESAYNNIIEIQEKLHHNLGKKRSVLAIGIHDYDKIKFPLKYKFEYKEKINFIPLNEKTNLNGINLMDFYSKNLNLKPYLKIIKDFDKYPIIVDSSEQILSLPPIINCDYTKITLNTKNVFIECTAIDRNKAQIALNILCSMLSEYCVPKYSIQSFVVIYENENITDDKNLKKNDETKFLYPIFENKSLTCNIDYVRKLSGISNITVNDINNLLKRMMLSCDVIDNNTFKVTIPFYRSDIMHSCDIIEDIAIAYGYGNIKYEPPQICKKHSLNTCSELFRNVLVECGYTEVMTNALLSRDENYNCMLRTHKSYDDPNINLEEYNPLAAPIQIKNSKTCEYEIIRTSLIVNLLKFVSANKHRELPLRFFEIGDVSYATYNKTDTNAINKKYLSIIFADKFTAGLEELHGVLEAILKEYQLFSDYKIDEKKKENISIRSDVYYKLVPKEDPSFLNERIVDIVLFPHNLKFGVLGIIHPKVLENFSLDIPVSAIEINVETLLNVLMM, encoded by the exons ATGCCTACCATATCAGTATATGAAGATGATTTATTTGAAAAGCTCGGGGAGAAAATTAGCGAAGAGAAGTTAATGGATGTTTGTTTTGATTTTGGTCTTGAAGTAGATGATATTGAATATAAGAATgataagaaaatatataaaattgaaGTTCCAGCTAATAGATATGATTTAATATGTGTAGAAGGATTATGTCGTGCTTTAAGAAATTTCATGTGTAaatttgataatattaaatatgatatatcattgaataattatgatttatgcataaaagaaaatcaatatataaaggTTGATTCATCAGTTGATGATAAAAGAGGTTATGTTGTTTGTTGTGTTTTAAAgaatatgaatataaatgagagtgcatataataatattatagaaATACAAGAAAAGCTACATCATAATTTAGGTAAGAAAAGAAGTGTATTAGCTATAGGTATTCATGATTATgacaaaataaaattccctttaaaatataaatttgaatataaagaaaaaataaattttataccattaaatgaaaaaacaaatttGAATGGTATTAACTTAATGGATTTTTATAGcaaaaatttaaatttaaaaccttatttaaaaattattaaagATTTTGATAAATATCCAATAATTGTAGATTCTAGTGaacaaatattatcattGCCACCTATTATTAATTGTGATTATACTAAAATTACTTTGAATAcaaaaaatgtttttattgAATGCACAGCTATTGATAGAAATAAAGCTCAGATAGctttaaatattttatgttcTATGTTATCTGAATATTGTGTTCCAAAATACTCTATACAATCATTTGTAGTTATATATGagaatgaaaatattactgatgataaaaatttaaaaaaaaatgatgaaacTAAGTTTTTATATCCtatatttgaaaataaatcGTTAACCTGTAATATCGATTATGTGAGAAAATTATCAGGCATTTCAAATATAACAGTAAATGATATTAACAATTTATTAAAGAGAATGATGTTATCATGTGATGttattgataataatacatttaaaGTTACTATCCCTTTTTATAGATCAGATATTATGCATTCTTGTGATATAATAGAAGATATAGCTATAGCTTATGGATATggaaatattaaatatgaaCCACCTCAAATTTGTAAAAAGCATTCTTTAAATACTTGTTCTGAATTATTTAGAAATGTGTTAGTAGAATGTGGATATACTGAAGTTATGACTAATGCTTTATTATCACGCgatgaaaattataattgtATGCTTAGAACACATAAATCATATGATGATCCAAATATAAATCTTGAGGAATATAATCCATTAGCTGCTCCTATTCAAATAAAGAATTCAAAAACATGTgaatatgaaataataagaaCATCATTAATTGTAAATTTGTTAAAATTTGTTTCTGCTAATAAACATAGAGAATTACCCTTGCGTTTTTTTGAAATAGGGGATGTATCATATGCAACATATAACAAGACAGATACGAATGCAATCAATAAAAAGTATCTCTCGATAATTTTTGCTGATAAATTTACAGCCGGTTTGGAAGAATTGCATGGTGTCTTGGAAGctattttaaaagaatatcAATTATTTAGTGATTATAAAATtgatgaaaaaaagaaagaaaacATATCAATTAGATCTGATGTCTATTATAAATTGGTTCCAAAGGAGG aTCCTTCCTTTTTGAATGAACGTATAGTTGATATTGTGTTATTTCCGCACAATTTGAAGTTTGGTGTTTTAGGTATTATTCATCCGAAGGTTTTGGAAAACTTTTCCCTAGATATTCCTG TATCTGCCATCGAAATAAATGTGGAAACATTACTTAACGTTTTAATGATGTAA
- a CDS encoding chromatin remodeling protein codes for MFRNVRDYFKSNNDVNEENKNDVGSVNNDENNENYDKESNDFVQRDFNNDINNKDKDCEGFNLNKLSASSNDIIQDGNNMNENLINRKLNSYSEEANDNDKHITHDDKRKSYLNNKEENFEQMNEHMKKRKLNDMSYINNEEDGFMNKKDSYMEMNDNEKGSTNISANNDNNNNNNNNNNDTYNNDTHNNDTFNNNDNSEEKPNYLQEKLEQLLAQTKRYTEKLAGQRLKMNAQMKSSKKGRCLLTEKEEDFMLLKDANEEDEAIILKQPMNINGTMKPYQLEGLNWLYQLYRFKINGILADEMGLGKTLQTISLLCYLRFNKNIKKKSIIICPRSTLDNWYEEIKKWCTPMKAFKYYGNKDQRKELNRTLLHSDFDVLLTTYEIVIKDKSALYDIDWFFLVIDEAHRIKNEKSVLSSSVRFLRSENRLLITGTPLHNNLKELWSLLNFLMPKIFDNSEEFDNLFNISKISTNDNKQSEIITQLHTILKPFMLRRLKVEVEQSLPPKREIYIFVGMSKLQKKLYSDILSKNIDVLNAMTGSKNQMLNILMQLRKCCNHPYLFDGIEEPPYIEGNHLIETSGKMSLLDKLLPRLKKENSRVLLFSQMTRLLDIIDDYCRWKNYPYLRIDGSTPGDERQIRINQFNEPNSKYFIFLLSTRAGGIGINLTTADIVILFDSDYNPQMDIQAMDRAHRIGQKKRVIVYRFVTQNSVEEKIVERAAKKLKLDSLIIQKGKLNLNSAKENNKQELHDILNFGAPEVYKTQDISSISDEDIDIILADAEKRTIEIEKKLKNLENIFDLSNISLDGGLNMYNNLEKEPSEESTDEEDSSGSGDEAVDGASADDDVEENGVKKKKKKKKNISKIRKTIKKFLKNNKKNMTFLDLGERKSKWKVINTTCGRVNKKKMVLHGWRAEARGGHDFQFFNVEKLDELEKIEDKWNNYMMNQEKINVLIEAQNEEKDYEKIVTFNEFLDKHAKNIYQIITLINPSIFDEYKNIKEEELSKIGTQSDVNSNDKDYKKSSFMSTDYNMKGTYINNINSINNNNNNITTSISSIDDQQYFKKKIMSLFESGKKLQMIKFKDRNVKNCYIQVTNYIKKNFPEKVDNNNNKSTTLKNKKLKKGKQTKNINVECDIASVDIEKIKMQKQELMKQGFSKWNKAEFNKLMSGLIIYGTNEVEYIYEKYFSNSKKSMDDIKAYLSVFFRKYDQIKGGIRLFDKIRRSDLQKKIIEEENNMITEFVEKQLSEGVDSIEKLQLPSNLRYDFIEKREVLNITEEVKTENETNVLKDEEIAYYNRENKILLWLLYQQGVVHIKNIHILTPYYWPEAYNFFKYATTPFENVEYRCRLIVDAIAELYAKKESIPLNNKDKRRI; via the exons ATGTTTCGAAATGTTCGAGATTATTTCAAAAGTAATAATGATGTAAATgaggaaaataaaaacgACGTGGGAAGTGTTAATAACGATGAgaataatgaaaattatgataaagAATCCAATGATTTTGTTCAGAGAgattttaataatgatataaataataaagataaagaTTGTGAGGGATTCAATTTGAATAAATTAAGTGCTAGTTCTAATGATATTATACAAGATGgtaataatatgaatgagAACTTGATTAATAGAAAATTGAATTCATATTCTGAAGAAGctaatgataatgataaacatataacccatgatgataaaagaaaaagttatttgaataataaGGAAGAGAATTTTGAACAGATGAATGAACATAtgaagaaaagaaaattaaatgatatgtcatatattaataatgaagaagatggatttatgaataaaaaagataGTTACATGGAAATGaatgataatgaaaagGGTTCAACTAATATTAGTGctaataatgataataataataataataataataataataatgatacatataataatgatactcataataatgatacttttaataataatgataatagTGAGGAGAAACCCAACTATTTACAAGAAAAACTAGAACAACTACTTGCTCAAACAAAACGATATACAGAAAAATTAGCTGGACAAAGATTAAAAATGAATGCACAAATGAAAAGTAGTAAAAAAGGACGCTGTTTATTAAcagaaaaagaagaagattttatgttattaaaagatgctaatgaagaagatgaagctattattttaaaacaaCCAATGAATATTAATGGAACAATGAAACCGTATCAATTAGAAGGTCTTAATTGGTTATATCAATTATATCgttttaaaataaatggTATATTAGCTGATGAAATGGGTTTAGGTAAAACATTACAAACTATTAGtttattatgttatttaagatttaataagaatataaaaaagaagagtattattatatgtcCTAGATCAACCTTAGATAATTGGTATGAAGAAATAAAGAAGTGGTGTACACCTATGAAAgcttttaaatattatggAAATAAAGATCAAAgaaaagaattaaatagGACTTTATTACATTCAGATTTTGATGTATTATTAACAACGTACGAAATTGTGATAAAAGATAAGAGTGCATTATATGATATAGATTGGTTTTTTTTAGTTATAGATGAAGCACAtagaattaaaaatgaaaagagTGTATTGAGTTCATCTGTACGTTTCTTAAGATCTGAAAATAGATTATTGATAACTGGTACTCCtttacataataatttaaaagaattatggtctcttttaaattttttgaTGCCTAAAATCTTTGATAACTCAGAAGAGtttgataatttatttaatatatcaaaaattAGTACGAATGATAATAAACAAAGTGAAATAATAACACAATTACATACTATATTAAAACCCTTTATGCTTCGAAGATTGAAAGTTGAAGTAGAGCAATCTTTACCACCAAAAagagaaatatatatatttgttgGTATGTCTAAATTAcaaaagaaattatattctgatatattaagtaaaaatattgatgTATTAAATGCTATGACTGGTAGTAAAAATCAAATGcttaatattttaatgcAGTTAAGAAAATGTTGTAATCATCCCTATTTATTTGATGGTATTGAAGAACCACCATATATTGAAGGTAATCATTTAATAGAAACCTCTGGAAAAATGTCCTTATTAGATAAATTATTACCTagattaaaaaaagaaaattcAAGAGTATTACTCTTTTCACAAATGACTAGATTGTTAGATATTATTGATGATTATTGTAGATGGAAAAATTATCCTTATTTAAGAATTGATGGTTCAACACCAGGAGATGAAAGACAAATTCGTATTAATCAATTTAATGAACCTAATagtaaatattttattttcttattatcAACAAGAGCTGGTGGTATTGGTATTAACCTAACAACTGCTGATATagttattttatttgaCTCAGATTATAATCCACAAATGGATATACAAGCTATGGATAGGGCTCATCGTATCGgccaaaaaaaaagagtTATTGTCTATCGATTTGTTACACAAAACTCTGTGGAAGAGAAAATTGTAGAAAGAGCTGCAAAGAAGTTAAAATTAGATTCTTTAATTATTCAAAAAGGgaaattaaatttaaatagtgctaaggaaaataataaacaagAATTAcatgatatattaaattttgGGGCACCTGAGGTTTATAAGACACAAGATATATCCTCTATATCTGATGAAGATATTGATATAATTCTAGCTGATGCAGAAAAGAGAACAATTgaaattgaaaaaaaattaaaaaatttagaaaatatttttgatcTATCTAATATATCATTAGATGGTGGTTTgaatatgtataataatttagAAAAGGAACCTTCGGAGGAATCAACAGATGAAGAAGATTCATCAGGTTCAGGAGACGAAGCTGTAGATGGTGCATCTGCAGATGACGATGTGGAAGAAAATGGtgtgaaaaaaaagaaaaagaaaaaaaagaatattagTAAAATTAGGAAAACTATAAAGaagtttttaaaaaataataagaagaaTATGACCTTTTTAGATTTAGGAGAAAGAAAAAGTAAATGGAAAGTAATTAACACAACATGTGGTAGagtaaataaaaaaaaaatggtaCTTCATGGATGGCGAGCTGAAGCTAGAGGTGGTCATGATTTCcaattttttaatgtagaaaaattagatgaattagaaaaaatagAGGATAAATggaataattatatgatgaATCAAGAAAAAATCAATGTACTTATAGAAGCACAAAATGAAGAGAAGgattatgaaaaaattgTAACCTTTAATGAATTTTTAGATAAACATgcaaaaaatatatatcagATAATTACTTTGATCAATCCAAGTATATTTGATgaatataagaatataaaagaGGAAGAATTATCAAAAATTGGAACACAATCAGATGTTAATTCTAATGATAAggattataaaaaaagtagTTTTATGAGTACtgattataatatgaaaggtacttatataaacaatatcaacagcataaataataataataataatataacaacTAGTATTAGCAGTATTGATGATCAACAATATTTTAAGAAGAAAATTATGTCCCTTTTTGAATCaggaaaaaaattacaaatgataaaatttaaagacagaaatgtaaaaaattgttatatacaagtaacaaattatataaagaaaaattttCCAGAAAAAgttgataataataataataaaagtacTACTTTgaagaataaaaaattaaagaaagGAAAACAAAccaaaaatataaatgtagAATGTGATATAGCTAGTGTAgatattgaaaaaataaaaatgcAAAAACAAGAATTGATGAAACAAGGTTTTTCAAAATGGAATAAAGCtgaatttaataaattaatgagtggtttaataatatatggTACTAATGAAgttgaatatatatatgaaaaatattttagTAATTCGAAAAAATCTATGGATGATATAAAAGCATATTTGAGTGTATTCTTTAGAAAATACGACCAAATTAAGGGG gGTATAAGGCTTTTTGATAAAATTAGAAGATCAGATCtacagaaaaaaattatagaaGAGGAAAACAATATGATTACCGaattt GTTGAGAAACAACTCTCAGAAGGAGTTGATAGTATAGAAAAATTACAACTACCGTCAAATTTAAGGTATGATTTTATTGAAAAGAGGGAAgtattaaatataacaGAAGAGGTGAAAACTGAAAACGAAACAAATGTTTTAAAGGATGAAGAAATAGCTTATTATAATagagaaaataaaatattgttGTGGTTATTATATCAGCAAGGAGTGGTTCacattaaaaatatacacatttTG acCCCCTATTATTGGCCAGAGGCTTATAACTTTTTTAAGTATGCAACGACCCCATTCGAAAATGTTGAATATCGATGTAGGTTAATAGTTGATGCTATTGCCGAATTATACGCAAAAAAG GAATCCATTCCcttaaataataaagataaaagaagaatttga
- a CDS encoding hypothetical protein (conserved Plasmodium protein, unknown function): MACSEKRDDVGSLENIKQNDKNEENLRNFESTFIYDWKKALKRVEEGRNCCENLSKIFSEMIRIEKEYENNLKNLCNMFQVFDNESSGINNGIISLRKNIERRCEQIKDFINYMECEILNNTLNSTLINHKNVFDQIKVDGIENEKIVERTRKESVKNIENCVYAYENLIDCINIFHNSRYFHPLKRIELSTSCINKYLFAKKKEYEYKNTINNINSVELNKEKRLKSILYSLESMDHKRISCVKDNIMKYLIFFTSYIRNIQYDINSCIDVFKDINAYKEIEEYCASHSNINRKKENEDLIFYNNIVSWPMLIDYFNDLYNINKKHLNQNIPLNDEMQVNYANHNKKGYTNFISSFFNVNMYKNLIQNNNIKNSHNFNNIYTNIFNEIVFFNKKEDEKEDEEEEEDEEDDEDGDDEDDEDGDDEDDEDDDEDVINDEVVDDEIEDEYVINDEVVDDEIEDEDGVDEDVINDKVADDGNAIEEKKNIVNLNEDDHKKENDKNVIDISRRVDFFENDDNVNIKDSDNIKKGEEKDLVYSKNKEQGTDNFDKENKSKKQNNKHNHQNNNNNNEKLFISSEKSESDIESDYSYKYIKNIYEKFECITENSGDTNENGCVVVSANINNNVKRMKIFFRYYIKNLFFGNFDKISDFNITSHFNIYRNRFLFCECLIDFIKKKRVFFVNVKSIVIFAKIILILLDYCNLHLDYWSCIYILVASENFFCELEVDDINMLLSKYPFNEKVKETNQKKKKKILNNNIMYNVNGNIKKNINIHKMNENNSIKKDIIMYDECKKNNKKKDTFSSSSFLICDSSENLKNNKMDHQIDMENLEDDNKEVSRDNSKSIVNIYECNKNGSKELNDTVSMCINNNLEENEDIETDHNKVNNKQNEEEVNETNYSSHLNNNNNNNNNFVEKDENISSKKKKILLGKFLYTHNIWNNIKFWEVSILIIISEIIQEMVLLEKLRYENKELLIKNYFFFFKYFNFYNSMINFGLSICQIELLLNKIFHSFNLKNDPVSRKFFFQVIDIATNKNITLNYIKMDNKNINNEYKKYYLQYYNNFLNDDNNKNNVKKK, encoded by the exons ATGGCTTGTAGTGAAAAAAGAGATGATGTGGGTTCACTTGagaatataaaacaaaatgataaGAATGAAGAGAACCTGAGGAATTTTGAAAGTACCTT TATATATGACTGGAAGAAGGCTCTGAAGAGAGTCGAAGAAGGAAGAAACTGTTGCGAAAATTTAAGCAAGATATTTTCAGAAATGATAAGAAtagaaaaagaatatgaaaataatttaaaaaatttatgtAATATGTTTCAAGTATTTGATAATGAATCATCAGGTATTAATAATGGAATTATTAGTTTAAGAAAGAATATCGAAAGAAGATGTGAACAAATAAAagattttataaattatatggaatgtgaaatattaaataatacattaaATAGTACTTTAATTAATCATAAGAATGTTTTTGATCAGATTAAAGTTGATGGTatagaaaatgaaaaaattgTTGAAAGGACAAGAAAAGAAAGtgttaaaaatattgaGAATTGTGTTTATGCATATGAGAATTTAATAGAttgtattaatatttttcataatagTAGATATTTCCATCCTTTAAAAAGAATTGAATTATCTACTAGttgtattaataaatatttatttgcaaagaaaaaagaatatgaatataaaaatacaattaataatataaattctgtagaattaaataaagaaaaaagattaaaaagtatattatattcattagAATCTATGGATCATAAAAGAATATCATGTGTTAAggataatattatgaaatatttaatattctttacatcatatataagaaatatacaatatgatataaattCTTGTATTGATGTTTTTAAAGATATCAATGCATATAAAGAAATTGAAGAATATTGTGCATCACATTCTAATATTAATcgaaaaaaagaaaatgaagacttaattttctataataatattgtttCTTGGCCTATGCTTATAGATTATTTTAATGacttatataatattaataaaaaacatctaaatcaaaatattcCTTTGAATGATGAAATGCAAGTGAATTATGctaatcataataaaaagggatacacaaattttatatcatccttttttaatgttaatatgtataaaaatcTGATAcaaaacaataatattaaaaatagtcacaattttaataatatatatacgAATATATTTAACGAGATAGtgttttttaataaaaaggaGGATGAAAAGgaagatgaagaagaagagGAGGACGAGGAAGATGATGAGGATGGCGACGATGAAGATGATGAGGATGGCGACGATGAAGATGACGAGGACGACGATGAAGATGTTATAAATGACGAAGTTGTAGATGACGAGATTGAAGATGAATATGTTATAAATGACGAAGTTGTAGATGACGAGATTGAAGATGAGGATGGCGTTGATGAAGATGTTATAAATGACAAAGTTGCAGATGACGGTAATGCGATagaggaaaaaaaaaacattgTTAATTTAAATGAGGATGACcataaaaaagaaaatgataaaaatgtaattGATATTTCACGTAGGGTAgatttttttgaaaatgatgataatgtgaatataaaagattcagataatataaaaaagggGGAAGAAAAGGATTTAGTTTATAGTAAGAATAAAGAGCAGGGAACTGACAATTTTGATaaggaaaataaaagtaaaaaacaaaacaacAAACATAATCACcaaaataacaataataataatgaaaagTTATTTATCTCCAGTGAGAAAAGCGAAAGTGATATAGAATCAGATTATagttataaatatataaaaaatatttatgaaaaatttGAATGTATTACTGAAAATAGTGGTGATACGAATGAGAATGGTTGTGTAGTTGTTTCAGctaatataaataataatgtgaaaagaatgaaaatattttttcgttattatattaaaaatttattttttggaaattttgataaaatatcagattttaatataactagccattttaatatttatagaaatcgatttttattttgtgaGTGTTTAATtgattttattaaaaagaagagagttttttttgttaatgTTAAAAGTATTGTTATATTTGcaaaaattattttaatattattagatTATTGTAATTTGCATTTAGATTATTGGTcttgtatttatattttggTTGCTTctgaaaattttttttgtgaaTTAGAAGTGGATGACATAAATATGTTGTTGTCTAAATATCCTTTTAATGAAAAAGTAAAAGAGACtaaccaaaaaaaaaaaaaaaaaatattaaataataatattatgtataatGTAAATGGgaatataaagaaaaatataaatattcataaaatgAATGAAAACAATTCTATAAAAAAGGACATTATTATGTATGATGAGTGTAAAAAgaataacaaaaaaaaagatacattttcatcatcctcctttttaatatgtGATTCGAGTGAAAATTTAAAGAACAACAAAATGGATCATCAGATTGATATGGAGAATTTAGAAGATGATAATAAGGAGGTTTCTAGAGATAATAGTAAAAGtattgtaaatatatatgaatgtaataaaaatggtTCTAAAGAATTAAATGATACGGTTAGTATGTGTATTAATAACAACTTGgaagaaaatgaagatatagAAACTGATCATAATAAAGTAAACAATAAACAGAATGAAGAAGAAGTGAATGAAACAAATTATAGTAGCCACCtcaataataataataataataataataattttgttgAAAAGGACGAGAATATTTCTagtaagaaaaaaaaaattcttctaggtaaatttttatatacacacaatatatggaataatataaaattttgGGAAGTGAGTATcttaattattatatcagAAATAATACAAGAAATGGTTTTATTAGAAAAACTAAgatatgaaaataaagaattgttaattaaaaattattttttcttttttaaatatttcaatttttataatagTATGATAAATTTCGGTTTATCTATTTGTCAAATTGAACtgttattaaataaaatttttcattcattcaatttaaaaaatgatcCAGTATCTAggaaattttttttccaaGTTATAGATATAGCTAccaataaaaatattactttgaattatattaaaatggataataaaaatataaataatgaatataaaaagtacTATCTGcaatattataacaatTTCTTAAATGAcgataataataaaaataatgtaaaaaagaaataa